The following are encoded together in the Chaetodon auriga isolate fChaAug3 chromosome 6, fChaAug3.hap1, whole genome shotgun sequence genome:
- the il34 gene encoding interleukin-34: MVQMSTSACLLGGLLGLFLIVPVQVAQTPANMCTPLKTLNDSLSHRRRYMKHNFPIKYTIRVHQNEVFKLSNISRMRLQVEGLDELVLQRLWFQVNQGVLKKIIRVMTERHPSRPYMAELERRFKDAEGVFVLSHHTEVFQQELPETIQDTWDHLTEEPDRVPQSRWRFVSPKSLMDNFCHTMHCLFSECFTTTEVQQNYCSVSYWRKGRKKS; encoded by the exons ATGGTCCAAATGTCCACCTCAGCCTGCCTGCTGGGAGGCCTTTTGG GCCTGTTTCTGATAGTGCCTGTTCAAGTGGCCCAGACACCAGCCAACATGTGCACACCGTTGAAGACACTCAATGACAGCCTCAGCCACAGGCGGCGGTACATG AAGCACAACTTCCCCATCAAGTACACCATTAGGGTTCATCAAAATGAAGTCTTTAAACTatcaaacatcagcagaatG AGGTTACAGGTGGAGGGGTTGGATGAGCTAGTTCTCCAGAGGTTGTGGTTCCAGGTCAATCAAGGAGTGTTAAAAAAG ATCATCCGAGTTATGACAGAGAGACATCCTTCACGACCATACATGGCTGAGTTGGAAAGACGCTTCAAGGATGCAGAGGGAGTCTTTGTCCTGTCGCATCATACTGAG gtgttccAGCAGGAGCTTCCAGAAACAATCCAGGACACTTGGGACCATTTGACAGAAGAGCCTGACAGAGTGCCACAGTCCAGATGGCGATTTGTCTCCCCAAAATCCCTCATGGACAACTTCTGCCATACCATGCACTGCCTCTTCAGTGAGTGCTTTACCACCACAGAAGTGCAGCAGAACT